A single genomic interval of Acipenser ruthenus chromosome 28, fAciRut3.2 maternal haplotype, whole genome shotgun sequence harbors:
- the LOC117434831 gene encoding brain-derived neurotrophic factor-like isoform X2 gives MFHQVRRVMTILFLTMVISYFSCMKAAPMKEAPAIRGHGSPGYPIVRSHGTLESAGGPERGMPSLADTFEQVIEELLEGGSEKQAAATRGGAESKDTDSYTSRVMISSQVPLEPPLLFLLEEYKNYLDAANMSMRVRRHSDPTRRGELSVCDSISQWVTAVDKKTAVDMSGQTVTVLEKVPVPNGQLKQYFYETKCNPIGYTKDGCRGIDKRHYNSQCRTTQSYVRALTMDSKKKIGWRFIRIDTSCVCTLTIKRGR, from the coding sequence TTCCACCAGGTGAGAAGAGTGATGACCATCCTGTTCCTTACTATGGTTATTTCGTACTTCAGTTGCATGAAAGCTGCCCCCATGAAAGAAGCTCCCGCCATTCGAGGGCACGGCAGCCCTGGCTATCCCATAGTGCGGAGCCACGGGACTCTGGAGAGCGCGGGCGGGCCTGAGCGGGGTATGCCGTCGCTAGCGGACACTTTCGAGCAGGTGATCGAGGAGCTGCTGGAGGGGGGAAGCGAGAAGCAAGCTGCGGCGACGCGGGGGGGGGCGGAGTCCAAGGACACGGACTCGTACACATCGCGGGTGATGATCAGCAGCCAAGTGCCTTTGGAACCCCCTCTGCTGTTTCTCTTAGAGGAGTACAAAAACTACCTGGACGCGGCGAACATGTCCATGAGGGTCCGTCGTCATTCAGACCCCACCCGCAGGGGAGAGCTCAGCGTGTGTGACAGTATTAGCCAGTGGGTGACGGCCGTAGACAAGAAGACGGCCGTGGACATGTCAGGACAGACGGTCACCGTCCTGGAGAAGGTCCCAGTACCCAACGGCCAACTGAAGCAATACTTTTACGAGACCAAATGCAACCCCATCGGATACACCAAGGATGGGTGCAGAGGAATAGACAAGAGGCACTACAATTCACAGTGTCGGACCACCCAGTCCTACGTGCGTGCACTGACCAtggatagcaaaaaaaaaattggttggCGCTTTATAAGAATAGACACTTCTTGTGTATGTACACTTACCATTAAGAGGGGGAGATAG
- the LOC117434831 gene encoding brain-derived neurotrophic factor-like isoform X3, giving the protein MTILFLTMVISYFSCMKAAPMKEAPAIRGHGSPGYPIVRSHGTLESAGGPERGMPSLADTFEQVIEELLEGGSEKQAAATRGGAESKDTDSYTSRVMISSQVPLEPPLLFLLEEYKNYLDAANMSMRVRRHSDPTRRGELSVCDSISQWVTAVDKKTAVDMSGQTVTVLEKVPVPNGQLKQYFYETKCNPIGYTKDGCRGIDKRHYNSQCRTTQSYVRALTMDSKKKIGWRFIRIDTSCVCTLTIKRGR; this is encoded by the coding sequence ATGACCATCCTGTTCCTTACTATGGTTATTTCGTACTTCAGTTGCATGAAAGCTGCCCCCATGAAAGAAGCTCCCGCCATTCGAGGGCACGGCAGCCCTGGCTATCCCATAGTGCGGAGCCACGGGACTCTGGAGAGCGCGGGCGGGCCTGAGCGGGGTATGCCGTCGCTAGCGGACACTTTCGAGCAGGTGATCGAGGAGCTGCTGGAGGGGGGAAGCGAGAAGCAAGCTGCGGCGACGCGGGGGGGGGCGGAGTCCAAGGACACGGACTCGTACACATCGCGGGTGATGATCAGCAGCCAAGTGCCTTTGGAACCCCCTCTGCTGTTTCTCTTAGAGGAGTACAAAAACTACCTGGACGCGGCGAACATGTCCATGAGGGTCCGTCGTCATTCAGACCCCACCCGCAGGGGAGAGCTCAGCGTGTGTGACAGTATTAGCCAGTGGGTGACGGCCGTAGACAAGAAGACGGCCGTGGACATGTCAGGACAGACGGTCACCGTCCTGGAGAAGGTCCCAGTACCCAACGGCCAACTGAAGCAATACTTTTACGAGACCAAATGCAACCCCATCGGATACACCAAGGATGGGTGCAGAGGAATAGACAAGAGGCACTACAATTCACAGTGTCGGACCACCCAGTCCTACGTGCGTGCACTGACCAtggatagcaaaaaaaaaattggttggCGCTTTATAAGAATAGACACTTCTTGTGTATGTACACTTACCATTAAGAGGGGGAGATAG
- the LOC117434831 gene encoding brain-derived neurotrophic factor-like isoform X1 — protein sequence MQVLVLGDLTTDRGCLLLTKFHQVRRVMTILFLTMVISYFSCMKAAPMKEAPAIRGHGSPGYPIVRSHGTLESAGGPERGMPSLADTFEQVIEELLEGGSEKQAAATRGGAESKDTDSYTSRVMISSQVPLEPPLLFLLEEYKNYLDAANMSMRVRRHSDPTRRGELSVCDSISQWVTAVDKKTAVDMSGQTVTVLEKVPVPNGQLKQYFYETKCNPIGYTKDGCRGIDKRHYNSQCRTTQSYVRALTMDSKKKIGWRFIRIDTSCVCTLTIKRGR from the coding sequence TTCCACCAGGTGAGAAGAGTGATGACCATCCTGTTCCTTACTATGGTTATTTCGTACTTCAGTTGCATGAAAGCTGCCCCCATGAAAGAAGCTCCCGCCATTCGAGGGCACGGCAGCCCTGGCTATCCCATAGTGCGGAGCCACGGGACTCTGGAGAGCGCGGGCGGGCCTGAGCGGGGTATGCCGTCGCTAGCGGACACTTTCGAGCAGGTGATCGAGGAGCTGCTGGAGGGGGGAAGCGAGAAGCAAGCTGCGGCGACGCGGGGGGGGGCGGAGTCCAAGGACACGGACTCGTACACATCGCGGGTGATGATCAGCAGCCAAGTGCCTTTGGAACCCCCTCTGCTGTTTCTCTTAGAGGAGTACAAAAACTACCTGGACGCGGCGAACATGTCCATGAGGGTCCGTCGTCATTCAGACCCCACCCGCAGGGGAGAGCTCAGCGTGTGTGACAGTATTAGCCAGTGGGTGACGGCCGTAGACAAGAAGACGGCCGTGGACATGTCAGGACAGACGGTCACCGTCCTGGAGAAGGTCCCAGTACCCAACGGCCAACTGAAGCAATACTTTTACGAGACCAAATGCAACCCCATCGGATACACCAAGGATGGGTGCAGAGGAATAGACAAGAGGCACTACAATTCACAGTGTCGGACCACCCAGTCCTACGTGCGTGCACTGACCAtggatagcaaaaaaaaaattggttggCGCTTTATAAGAATAGACACTTCTTGTGTATGTACACTTACCATTAAGAGGGGGAGATAG